In Podospora pseudoanserina strain CBS 124.78 chromosome 5, whole genome shotgun sequence, a single window of DNA contains:
- a CDS encoding hypothetical protein (EggNog:ENOG503P6P3; COG:A), which yields MGVFAKRSMAKTRRRRRDLDQIASDIASPRHLELYKETKDVEDLPGLGQHYCIPCAKWFDTEANLTSHKKGKPHRRQ from the exons ATGGGTGTCTTTGCAAAGCGTTCGATGGCCAAGACGAGGCGGAGACGTCG CGACCTGGACCAGATTGCCTCTGACATTGCCTCTCCAAGACATCTTGAGCTCTacaaggagaccaaggatGTAGAGGATCTCCCCGGTCTGGGGCAGCACTACTGCATCCCATGCGCCAAGTGGTTCGACACTGAGGCCAACCTAACCTCTCACAAGAAGGGCAAGCCTCATAGGAGACAGTAA
- the ACO1 gene encoding Aconitate hydratase mitochondrial (EggNog:ENOG503NV17; COG:C; COG:E), producing the protein MMATRQLLGAARSRAVGSASLGLRRTMATVSDSALDKKVKQNNWEEGNFINYKKMSENLAIVRSRLNRPLAYAEKILYSHLDDPHGQEIERGVSYLRLRPDRVACQDATAQMAILQFMSAGMPSVANPTTVHCDHLIEAQQGGEKDLARAVGINKEVYDFLASACGMFSLGFWKPGSGIIHQILLENYAFPGGLLIGTDSHTPNAGGLGMAAIGVGGADAVDVMANLPWELKAPKVIGVKLTGSLSGWTSPKDIILKVAGILTVKGGTGAIVEYFGPGVDSLSATGMGTICNMGAEIGATTSLFPFNDRMYDYLKATKRTEIGDFARSYAKELRQDDGAEYDQLIEINLSELEPHINGPFTPDLATPISKFAEAAKANNWPDEVKVGLIGSCTNSSYEDMSRAASIARDALNHGIKSKALFTVTPGSEQIRATIARDGQLQTFEEFGGVVLANACGPCIGQWDRQDVKKGEANSIISSYNRNFTGRNDGNPATHSFVTSPDLVVAMSIAGSLSFNPLTDTLKDKDGKDFKLSPPTGNGLPERGYDPGQDTYQAPPKDRANVTVQVSPTSDRLQLLSPFNAWDGKDATDMPILIKAQGKTTTDHISMAGPWLKYRGHLDNISNNMLIGAINAANGEANKIKNFTTGEWDAVPAVARDYKAKGIRWVVIGDWNYGEGSSREHAALEPRHLGGLAIITRSFARIHETNLKKQGMLPLTFSDPADYDRINPDDKVDILCTELAVGKPITLRVKPANGEAFEIPLSHTFNEAQIEWFKNGSALNTMAKKTKN; encoded by the exons ATGATGGCTACTCGTCAGCTCCTGGGCGCTGCCCGGAGCCGCGCTGTCGGCAGCGCGAGCCTGGGCCTCCGGCGCACCATGGCTACCGTCTCCGACTCTGCCCTTGACAAGAAG GTCAAGCAGAACaactgggaggagggcaactTCATCAACTACAAGAAGATGTCTGAGAACCTCGCCATTGTCCGTTCCAGACTCAACCGCCCTCTCGCCTATGCCGAGAAGATTCTCTACTCCCACTTGGACGATCCCCATGGACAGGAGATCGAGCGTGGTGTCTCCTACCTCAGACTTCGCCCCGACCGTGTTGCCTGCCAGGATGCTACCGCCCAGATGGCCATCCTTCAGTTCATGTCCGCCGGCATGCCCTCCGTCGCCAACCCCACTACCGTTCACTGCGACCACTTGATTGAGGCTCAgcagggtggtgagaaggaTTTGGCTCGCGCTGTTGGTATCAACAAGGAGGTCTACGACTTCCTTGCCTCTGCTTGCGGTATGTTCTCCCT CGGTTTCTGGAAGCCCGGCTCTGGTATCATTCATCAGATTCTTTTGGAGAACTATGCTTTCCCCGGTGGTCTCCTTATCGGCACTGACTCCCATACCCCCAACGCTGGT GGTCTCGGTATGGCTGCCATTGGTGTCGGTGGTGCTGACGCTGTCGATGTTATGGCCAACCTCCCCTGGGAGTTGAAGGC TCCCAAGGTTATCGGTGTTAAGCTGACTGGCTCTCTCTCTGGCTGGACTTCTCCCAAGGATATCATTCTCAAGGTTGCTGGCATTCTCACCGTCAAGGGTGGCACTGGTGCCATCGTTGAGTACTTCGGCCCTGGTGTCGACAGCTTGTCTGCCACTGGTATGGGTACCATCTGCAACATGGGTGCTGAGATTggtgccaccacctccctcttccccttcaacGACCGCATGTACGACTACCTCAAGGCCACCAAGCGTACCGAGATCGGTGACTTCGCCCGCTCTTACGCCAAGGAGCTCCGCCAAGATGACGGTGCCGAGTACGACCAGCTCATCGAGATCAACCTCTCTGAGCTCGAGCCCCATATCAACGGTCCCTTCACTCCCGATCTTGCTacccccatctccaagttcgccgaggctgccaaggccaacaacTGGCCCGATGAGGTCAAGGTCGGTCTTATCGGCTCTTGCACCAACTCCTCGTACGAGGATATGTCCCGCGCCGCCTCCATCGCCCGCGATGCCCTCAACCACGGCATCAAGTCCAAGGCTCTCTTCACCGTCACCCCCGGTTCCGAGCAGATTCGCGCCACCATTGCCCGTGATGGCCAGCTCCAGACCTTCGAGGAGTTCGGTGGTGTCGTTCTTGCCAACGCTTGCGGCCCCTGCATTGGTCAGTGGGATCGCCAGGACGTGAAGAAGGGCGAGGCCAACTCCATCATCTCTTCCTACAACCGTAACTTCACCGGCCGTAACGATGGTAACCCCGCCACTCACTCCTTCGTCACCTCCCCCgatctcgtcgtcgccatGTCCATTGCcggctctctctccttcaaccccctcaccgaTACCCTGAAGGacaaggatggcaaggacTTCAAgctctctcctcccaccggcAACGGTCTCCCCGAGAGAGGCTACGACCCCGGCCAGGACACCTACCAGGCCCCCCCTAAGGACCGTGCCAACGTCACTGTCCAggtctcccccacctccgaccgtctccagctcctctcTCCCTTCAACGCTTGGGACGGCAAGGATGCCACTGACATgcccatcctcatcaaggCCCAGggcaagaccaccaccgatcACATTTCCATGGCCGGTCCTTGGCTCAAGTACCGTGGTCATCTCgacaacatctccaacaacatgTTGATTGGTGCCATCAACGCTGCCAACGGCGAGgccaacaagatcaagaactTCACCACTGGTGAGTGGGATGCCGTCCCCGCTGTTGCCCGTGACTACAAGGCCAAGGGCATCCGTTGGGTCGTTATCGGTGATTGGAACTACGGTGAGGGTTCTTCTCGTGAGCACGCCGCTCTCGAGCCCCGCCACCTTGGTGgtctcgccatcatcacccgctCTTTCGCTCGTATCCACGAGACCAACCTCAAGAAGCAGGGTATGCTTCCTCTCACCTTCTCCGACCCCGCCGACTACGACAGGATCAACCCCGATGACAAGGTCGACATCCTCTGCACTGAGCTTGCTGTTGGCAAGCCCATCACTCTCCGTGTCAAGCCCGCCAACGGTGAGGCTTTCGAGATCCCCCTCTCGCACACCTTCAACGAGGCCCAGATTGAGTGGTTCAAGAACGGTTCCGCtctcaacaccatggccaagaagaccaagaactAA
- the MCA1_2 gene encoding Ca(2+)-dependent cysteine protease (MEROPS:MER0039482; COG:D; COG:O; EggNog:ENOG503NW3X) codes for MSGFPGAGYAGGYAPPPQQQYAGYYPPQSYGYQQAPPPQGQYGYQQPPLGQQYGYQQPPPQGYHQPPPQQQPPQQQPQYGRPNMPTVNSNSYVHGNHGAPPPPPQAPQHFGYGAPQGYAFQYSQCTGKRKALLIGINYFSQRGQLRGCINDVRNMSSYLVERFGYKREDMVILTDDQQNPMSQPTKQNILRAMHWLVKDARPNDSLFFHYSGHGGQTKDLDGDEEDGYDEVIYPVDFRQVGHITDDEMHRIMVRPLQAGVRLTAIFDSCHSGTALDLPYIYSTQGILKEPNLAKEAGQGLLGVISAYSQGDLSGVASNIMGFFKKASNGEDAHARTLATKTSRADVVMLSGSKDDQTSADATIASQATGAMSWAFINSLKKNPQQSYVQLLNSIRDELQTRYTQKPQLSCSHPLGEIAPYLVTTFKARPD; via the exons ATGTCTGGGTTTCCTGGTGCCGGTTATGCGGGAGGATACGCTCCTCCGCCGCAACAGCAGTATGCTGGCTACTACCC TCCCCAGAGCTACGGTTACCAGCAGGCCCCTCCGCCGCAGGGCCAATATGGCTACCAACAACCTCCGCTAGGCCAACAATATGGCTATCAGCAG CCGCCTCCACAAGgctatcaccaacccccaccgcaacagcaaccaccgcaacaacaaccacaataCGGACGACCGA ACATGCCGACCGTAAACTCCAACTCTTACGTTCACGGGAACCACGgtgcccctcctccgccaccccaAGCTCCTCAGCACTTTGGATATGGTGCTCCGCAAGGCTATGCTTTCCAGTACTCACAATGTAcagggaaaaggaaagcTCTACTGATCGGGATCAACTACTTCTCGCAACGCGGCCAGCTTCGTGGGTGTATCAACGACGTTAGGAACATGTCCTCGTATCTGGTGGAAAGATTTGGCTACAAGCGAGAGGATATGGTCATTCTTACGGACGACCAGCAGAACCCCATGAGTCAACCGACCAAACAGAACATCTTGAGGGCTATGCATTGGCTCGTCAAGGATGCTCGCCCTAACGActcccttttcttccactACTCTGGTCACGGTGGTCAGACGAAGgatcttgatggtgacgaggaggacggatATGACGAGGTCATCTACCCGGTCGACTTCCGGCAAGTCGGGCACATCACGGATGACGAGATGCACAGAATCATGGTGCGCCCACTACAAGCAGGCGTTCGCTTGACGGCCATCTTCGACTCGTGCCATTCCGGAACCGCGCTCGATCTTCCCTACATCTACTCCACCCAAGGTATCCTCAAGGAGCCCAACCTTGCCAAGGAGGCCGGCCAAGGTCTTCTCGGTGTTATTTCCGCCTACAGCCAGGGCGATCTCAGTGGTGTTGCCAGCAATATCATGGGCTTCTTTAAGAAGGCCAGCAATGGCGAAGATGCCCATGCCCGTACCCTCGCGACGAAGACCTCGCGTGCCGATGTTGTCATGTTGTCCGGAAGCAAAGACGACCAGACTTC TGCCGATGCCACGATTGCTTCTCAAGCAACTGGAGCCATGTCCTGGGCCTTTATCAACTCGCTCAAAAAGAACCCCCAGCAGAGCTATGTGCAGCTCCTCAACAGCATCCGCGACGAGCTACAGACGCGTTACACCCAAAAGCCGCAGCTCTCGTGCAGTCACCCTCTTGGTGAGATCGCGCCCTACCTTGTGACCACGTTCAAAGCGCGTCCGGATTGA
- a CDS encoding hypothetical protein (EggNog:ENOG503P094), with product MFGSLHTLIPAAPVLSNIKPEDIPPPTPINFPQCYPQVQNDDQQQTDSAPEGRARKPVTKLLQSIVRPTDLSISHLEALGVHVIPDSAPQELVPDPSFIPDFAAWDAFSGEEAHLKNESTRKRLNNGALSPGCQTYLDRKRELSIDNDAAYRTVRRLPAPKGQPQARLGNAYEFYRHLELFTPYWDDTSKPTPPGPKPAETTSSETASGAESDAKEKEDDANTPKEAQYLRTFSGDKMPPDYRGGMVTAFLKLVAYDFGCNVTSPRVEPRLLITTNQSSPRSRSSYFTSGCTFLFRSPTTREAARAGVVEGPLAAVSARHTTAFPPTPSTDRESLLDLSRELIAALITAQHRAREGKTEKRIGENAWWATKPRWGGGPGGPIGREIEAQSAKSTNDVILGDKDAPPPPVVLPSPAIPSSPAPPPSSAPSITSSLARRPYSSLSPSSSRSSSSSGSSSKRLKTKSGKDGKQNPIYDAYRRVQPPNSTWDKKAKYTAIGRVKAAGYDDIFVISGLFHHISVVRVRVPNRLLEVLEGDLNEIDKRGGRSWGKIEVRRSQWFDFFKVEERIEAVKLLWGLMAWLMREEETGQGGGDVVMSG from the exons ATGTTTGGAAGTCTACATACCCTCA TTCCTGCCGCGCCGGTATTGTCCAACATCAAGCCCGAGGACATCCCACCGCCTACACCTATCAACTTTCCCCAATGCTATCCCCAGGTCCAGAATGACGATCAGCAACAAACCGACTCGGCTCCTGAGGGCCGGGCCCGGAAGCCTGTTACGAAGTTGTTGCAGAGCATAGTGCGGCCAACTGATCTTTCCATATCGCACCTGGAAGCCTTGGGAGTGCACGTCATCCCGGACTCGGCCCCCCAGGAGCTCGTCCCAGACCCGTCCTTCATCCCGGACTTTGCTGCTTGGGATGCCTTCTCAGGTGAGGAGGCCCATCTGAAAAATGAATCTACCAGGAAACGTCTGAACAATGGCGCACTGTCCCCCGGCTGCCAGACTTACCTGGACCGGAAGCGTGAGCTGTCTATCGACAATGATGCCGCCTACCGGACCGTCCGTAGGTTGCCCGCCCCCAAAGGTCAACCTCAAGCTCGGTTAGGAAATGCCTATGAGTTCTACCGTCACCTCGAGCTGTTCACACCCTACTGGGATGACACTTCGAAACCAACACCGCCTGGGCCCAAGCCAGCAGAAACGACATCTTCAGAAACTGCCAGTGGCGCAGAAAGTGACGccaaagagaaggaagacgatgccaacacccccaaggaAGCCCAATACTTGAGGACTTTTTCCGGTGACAAGATGCCCCCCGACTACCGCGGCGGCATGgtcaccgccttcctcaagCTCGTAGCCTACGACTTTGGCTGCAACGTCACCTCCCCCCGTGTCGAACCCcgtctcctcatcaccaccaaccagtcTTCCCCCCGGTCTCGCAGTTCCTACTTCACCTCCGGATGCACATTCCTCTTCCGCTCACCCACCACCCGTGAAGCCGCCCGCGCCGGCGTAGTCGAAGGccccctcgccgccgtctcAGCCCGGcacaccaccgccttcccaccaaccccctcaacagaCAGGGaatccctcctcgacctctccCGCGAGCTCATCGCAGCCCTCATCACAGCCCAGCACCGCGCCCGTGAAGGGAAAACAGAGAAACGCATCGGGGAAAACGCCTGGTGGGCCACCAAGCCCAGGTGGGGAGGCGGTCCAGGAGGTCCCATAGGAAGGGAAATCGAAGCCCAATCCGCCAAGTCAACCAACGACGTCATCCTCGGCGACAAGGacgcccctcctccccctgttgtcctcccttctcctgctATCCCCTCTTCGCcagcaccccctccttcctcggcacCATCAATAACCAGCTCCCTCGCCCGCCGGCCTTATTCTTCgctttctccctcctcctcaagaagTAGCTCCAGCTCTGGCTCAAGCTCGAAACGTCTAAAGACAAAGTCGGGCAAAGACGGAAAGCAAAACCCTATTTATGACGCGTACCGCCGTGTTCAACCTCCTAACTCAACGTGGGACAAAAAGGCAAAGTATACTGCTATTGGAAGGGTCAAAGCAGCGGGGTATGATGATATTTTTGTCATTTCGGGGTTATTCCACCACATCAGCGTTGTCCGCGTCAGGGTGCCAAACAGGTTGTTGGAAGTGCTAGAGGGGGATTTGAACGAGATTGACaagagggggggaaggagctGGGGGAAGATTGAGGTGAGAAGGAGTCAGTGGTTTGACTTTttcaaggtggaggagaggatcgAGGCGGTGAAGCTGCTTTGGGGGCTTATGgcttggttgatgagggaggaggagacggggcaggggggaggggatgtgGTTATgagtggttga
- a CDS encoding hypothetical protein (COG:S; EggNog:ENOG503NUXR): MSSPWSLLLQHVSRKKTLVRQVMGTSAFSAFSNGSFGTASQANGSSPAVSPQHTVTAMGRWSILNKQLPVFKTPLPNPKIWNNPTIGTLSNPDAFVNGGWWHDSRILAATGEGIAKEEPRAWEGWWNEKIVELVQLSTQQKDAFCVLLTGRSESGFSELIKRIVKSKGLEFDMVCLKPAVGPDNQHFTSTLDFKEKFLRALMETYRHAEEIRIYEDRIKHVKSFQTFLASFNEQQNTSPTRGPINGEVIHVADMAAYLDPVVEVAEVRSIIKDHNASLTKRRRGSRGERWVIKRQVFWTGYLISSADTRRLLDLMPIPNLPDSEIKLHANNIMICPRPCPDDLLRKVGGWGKRMSWQVSGTACFEDNVWAVSLQPVPADASYHTGNPVPLVVLALRRGARHADAAKIQHWKPVSPEQAFVFETKVAEKVLLRIDGTSHREGSYDGGYFRGAKRKHTAHEDDFRSRQGNHHHHPPTGPGGGGKNFNSNNNNQNNFPQVSRGGNRGGGGGFGRGGGRGGGGNFRGQRGGTPKGARGGRGGGDRGGHHTHHYKSLDDVGGRDSQGGFAAMYEDTQQPIPKGPSNPSNPGFYHANNQQNNKPNNNGGYQGGGGGGGYQAGGGDVVGNYY; encoded by the exons ATGAGCTCGCCATGGTCCTTACTCCTGCAACACGTTTCTCGTAAGAAAACATTGGTACGACAAGTCATGGGAACATCAGCCTTTTCCGCCTTCAGCAATGGCAGTTTTGGCACCGCCAGTCAAGCCAATGGCAGCAGTCCTGCTGTAAGCCCCCAACATACTGTCACTGCGATGGGCAGGTGGTCCATCCTCAACAAGCAGCTCCCAG TCTTCAAAACCCCTTTACCCAATCCCAAGATCTGGAACAACCCAACAATAGGCACACTCTCGAACCCCGATGCGTTTGTAAACGGTGGATGGTGGCACGATTCCCGGATTCTCGCCGCGACGGGCGAAGGCATCGCGAAAGAGGAGCCGCGCGCATGGGAGGGATGGTGGAATGAGAAGATTGTCGAGCTCGTCCAACTGAGCACACAACAAAAGGATGCTTTCTGCGTCCTGTTGACCGGTCGATCCGAATCCGGTTTCAGTGAACTGATTAAGCGGATAGTAAAGAGCAAGGGTCTCGAGTTCGACATGGTTTGTCTCAAGCCCGCCGTCGGCCCTGATAACCAGCATTTCACCAGCACACTCGACTTCAAGGAGAAATTTCTCAGAGCTTTGATGGAAACATACAGACATGCGGAGGAGATTCGTATCTACGAAGACAGAATAAAGCACGTCAAGAGCTTTCAGACTTTCTTGGCGAGCTTCAACGAGCAACAGAATACCTCGCCGACGAGAGGCCCGATCAATGGGGAAGTGATTCACGTGGCAGACATGGCAGCCTATCTCGACCCGGTGGTGGAAGTGGCCGAGGTTCGATCCATTATCAAAGATCACAACGCGTCACTGACCAAGAGACGACGCGGCTCCCGAGGCGAGCGCTGGGTGATCAAAAGACAAGTTTTCTGGACGGGGTATCTAATCTCTAGCGCCGACACGCGACGGTTGCTGGACCTGATGCCAATCCCCAACCTTCCCGACAGCGAGATTAAGCTGCATGCTAATAACATCATGATTTGCCCTCGTCCTTGTCCGGATGATCTGCTTCGGAAAGTCGGTGGCTGGGGCAAGAGGATGAGCTGGCAAGTCAGTGGCACGGCTTGCTTTGAAGACAACGTCTGGGCTGTTTCTCTGCAGCCTGTCCCTGCAGACGCGTCATACCACACTGGAAACCCGGTCCCACTGgtcgtcctcgccctcagGAGGGGCGCGAGACACGCGGATGCCGCAAAGATTCAGCACTGGAAGCCGGTTTCTCCGGAGCAGGCGTTTGTGTTTGAGACAAAGGTTGCCGAGAAAGTGCTGCTGCGCATTGATGGGACGAGTCATAGGGAGGGTTCTTACGACGGCGGCTACTTTAGAGGAGCGAAGAGGAAGCATACCGCTCATGAGGATGATTTCCGGTCGAGACAGGggaaccatcaccaccatcctccgaCTGGTcctggtggcggtgggaagAATTTCAATAGCAATAATAACAACCAAAATAACTTTCCACAGGTCAGTCGGGGAGGGAAtcggggaggtggcggtggttttggtcggggtggtggaagaggaggtggtgggaacTTCAGGGGCCAACGCGGAGGGACTCCTAAGGGGGCCCGCGGCGGTCGTGGTGGGGGAGACAGGGGAGGTCATCACACTCATCACTACAAGTCGCTTGACGATGTTGGCGGGAGAGATAGCCAGGGAGGGTTTGCAGCCATGTACGAGGATACACAGCAGCCTATCCCCAAGGGGCCCTCGAATCCCTCTAACCCTGGATTCTACCATGCGAATAATCAGCAAAATAACAAGCCAAATAATAACGGTGGGTAtcaaggcggcggcgggggggggggttatcaagctgggggaggtgacGTGGTAGGAAATTATTACTGA